TGGCACTCGATCTCAGACTGCCGATGATACGCCTGGTCGACACGGCGGGCGGAAGTGTCAAGCTGCTCGAACAAAGCGGGCACAGCAAGATCCCGGGCTATCCGAACTGGCCCGTCACGCAGTTGCTCAAGACGGTCCCCGTGGTTGGCGTGGCGCTCGGGGCCTGCGCTGGCTTAGGTGCGGTCAAGGTGCTCATGTCGCACTTTTCTGTCATGGTGCGTGACCAGTCGCAGGTCTTTGCCGCAGGTCCACCCGTGGTCAAGCAGGCGTACGGCATCGAGATCGACAAGAACGCCCTGGGCGGCTACAAGGTTCATCGGCGTAGTGCACTGGTTCACAACGAAGCCGAAAGCGAGACCGATGCGTTTGAGCAGGTACGCCGTTTTCTGTCCTATCTGCCCAGACATAGTGCAACATATGCCAGGCGGATCCGGTCAGGTGACCCAGTTGATCGTGCCGACGACTGGCTCAAGGACGCAATTCCCCGCGATCGCCGCAAGGTCTACGATCCACGCAAGATACTTCGCTCAATCTTTGATGAAGGCTCGGTATTTGAGATAGGACGATACCAGGCAGGATCCTGCATCACTGCACTGGCCCGCCTGGACGGCTATCCGGTGGGCGTACTGTGCAGTGACCCGCGGGTCGCCGGTGGTGCCATGACGATCACCTCCGCCTGGAAAATGGAGCGCCACGTCAAAATGTGCGACACATTTGGCTTGCCCGTGATTAACCTGGTTGACCAGCCTGGCAACGCGACTGGTCCGGAAGCGGAGTTGCAGGGGACCCTGCTTGGCGCTGTTCGGGTACTGAGCACAATCGAAGAAGTCAAGGTGCCCTGGGTATCGATCGTCATGCGTCGAGCCTTTGGCATGGCCGGAGGCCTGCATGCGCCGAAGTACTTTCCGCACCTGATTCACCGGTTTGGCTGGCCGTCTGCCCGTTGGGGATCCATCCCCATCGAAGGTGGTGTCGCGGCTGCTTATCGCAAGGAGATTGCCGAGGCACCGGATCCGGTCGAAGCCCGTGACGAACTTGAAGCGTACTACCACCGTATCGCATCTCCCTTCAGGACGGCTGAACGGTTCATGATGCTGGACATTATCGATCCGCGTGAAACCCGGGCAGTTCTGTGTGACTGGGTTGAAGATGCGTGGGAAGCCATGTGCGCCAAGGCCCCCAAAATGTCAGAGGCACACCCTTACGATATGCCCGTGTGACAGAGCGTCAGCAAGGCAGGCTCACAATCTGCCTTGCTGACGGCGCTTAGGCCTTCTGGTGAGTTTGACCAGTCCACTGAAACGCTCGATTGACCTGGTGGAGCCTGCAACAATGAGGAGATCACCGCTCTGGATCGCGCTATCAGGTTTGGCATAGCTGAAGTCCTGGTTGGGTCGCTTGATACCGACCACTGTGATCTGATGCTGTTCACGTACGCGCGACTCAGCCAGGATCTGGTTCTTGTCCTGGCTTTTGCGAGGGGTTTGTGGGCGAGCTCTTGTGCAAGGGCTCGTGTACAACGCTCGCATACAAATCTCGCACACAAATCACCCGATGCTGGTACGCGTCTGCATGGGTGGGCCTCATTGATGCGCACACGCCTGATCTGGCGTGCCGCTCTTGTCCGAAGATGCCCCAGCCTTCAATCGATGCTACAGTATGCTGTGTTGCAACAAATCTCGGTCGGTTCAGGCAGGTCGTGATTCGATAGCAACTTCTTGCGCATACAGAAAGGTGCAATCAAGGACCCTGATGAACGCCTTCAAAATAACTAGACAGGCAACTGCGGCGTTGGTCCCGATAGCGCAATCCAGATGATGCGCGAGCAATCTGTAGTCAAGCGTGTAGCAATCCACGATACGAGTTCGTGTTCCAGGGGGATACATGGTTCAGTCAGGTTTTGTGGTTCATCCGGTACAGCGATTAATCAGTGATGAGCAGATCAGCCTGTTTTCAGCGTTCGCCGTCTCTAATATCAGTGACGCCATGGGCCGCACCCGTGGGTCGAGCCAGTTACGGCCGTTTCACAACGGTGCGCCGATGGCGGGTCGCGCGATCACGGTCCGTACCGTGCCGGGCGACAATCTCATGGTCCACAAAGCAATCGATCTGGCGGGTCCGGGTGACGTGATCGTGGTGGACGCTGGAGGTGTCGGATACAGTGCGACCATTGGCGAATTGATGACTACGTACGCTCGAACCCGTGGTGTGGCTGGATTTGTCATTGACGGAGCCGTCAGGGATAGCGCTCAACTGGCGAAATCAGATCTGCCTGTGTACGCTCGCGGTATTTCGCCCCGTGGACCGAGTCGTATTGGACCAGGGGAGATCAATGTGACGGTCAGTGTAGATGGGGTCGTGGTCCATCCCGGTGATCTGATCGTGGGCGATGCAGATGGCATGATTGCCATCCGTGCTCACGATCTGGACGATGTCGCCCGTGGCGTACGGGCCATCGAAGAGAAAGAACGCGATCTGCTTGCCCAGATGAAGCAAGGTCTGGTTGACCGGTCCTGGGTGGACGAAGCGCTGGAGCGCCTGGGGTGTGACACAACCCGGGTGTGAGGTAGGTGTGTGGTGAAAGCCCGGATCGTATTGAAGTCGTCTGACGGATCGGACTGTTCCATCAGCGATCGTCAGTTTTTCCTGAAAGTTACTTTGAGAGACGCACAGTGCATGAGTTAGTCGGTTACCTCGGCTTGCCCGGTTCCTGGACGCATCAGGTCACACGTGATTTATTTGGGGAACATTCCAAGCTTCAAGGGTTTGATGCGCCAGAGCTTTTGAAGGCATACAGTCAAGGCGAGATTTCCTGGATCTGCGTTCCGTACTACTCGTCGATCGCAGGGACTACGCCATATCTGGCGCAGCTGCTCGCTCTGCAAAGACTCTGGATTGAGCAGGATGTGGTCAGGCCTGTTCAGCACAGCCTGGCTGCGGTTGATCCGGGCGTCAAACTCTCTGGTGTGACGCATATCACCGGACATCCGGTTGCGCTGGAGGAAGTGCGTCCATGGTTGTCTGACCAGTTTCCTGATGCCGAGTGGGTGTTCGCGAAGTCCGGCTCAGATGCGGCGCACTCGGTCGCGCAGAAGAATCACGCAAAGCATCTGGCAGTGGCGCCGCCTCAGGCGGTGGGCACGCACGGTCTGCACACGCTTGTCGCCGACATACCGACTGTCGCACCGAATGTCACTCGCTGGTGGGTGCTGGGTCCCCAGGTCCCGCAAACGCCTAACCCTGGTCGCTGGGTATGGCTCAAAGTGGCCGGTGCCAATCGGGAAGCGCTTTGCGCACTTGAGCGTGCGTTGCCAGTCAAGGACATTGAGCCAGCCTTGTGGGTCCACGCACCCTCGAGCGAACTGGAAGTGACACACTGGTTAGTCGCCTGTCTTCGCAGTGATGATCTGTACGCATTTCTGGTGCTGGTGTCGGTT
This sequence is a window from Orrella marina. Protein-coding genes within it:
- a CDS encoding acyl-CoA carboxylase subunit beta, translating into MNTTTDTSTGPAGSSQPDIQEATQAGGNSLTPDGQWAEELKELATRREQAAAMGGPESLAKLKSRGIMNARERLATLLDADTFRELGRITGKGKYDKEGYFQGLSPVNAIIGSGKIEGRKVVVSADDYTIRAGSSEATISDKWIYAERMALDLRLPMIRLVDTAGGSVKLLEQSGHSKIPGYPNWPVTQLLKTVPVVGVALGACAGLGAVKVLMSHFSVMVRDQSQVFAAGPPVVKQAYGIEIDKNALGGYKVHRRSALVHNEAESETDAFEQVRRFLSYLPRHSATYARRIRSGDPVDRADDWLKDAIPRDRRKVYDPRKILRSIFDEGSVFEIGRYQAGSCITALARLDGYPVGVLCSDPRVAGGAMTITSAWKMERHVKMCDTFGLPVINLVDQPGNATGPEAELQGTLLGAVRVLSTIEEVKVPWVSIVMRRAFGMAGGLHAPKYFPHLIHRFGWPSARWGSIPIEGGVAAAYRKEIAEAPDPVEARDELEAYYHRIASPFRTAERFMMLDIIDPRETRAVLCDWVEDAWEAMCAKAPKMSEAHPYDMPV
- a CDS encoding cation:proton antiporter regulatory subunit; the protein is MRALYTSPCTRARPQTPRKSQDKNQILAESRVREQHQITVVGIKRPNQDFSYAKPDSAIQSGDLLIVAGSTRSIERFSGLVKLTRRPKRRQQGRL
- a CDS encoding RraA family protein; translation: MVQSGFVVHPVQRLISDEQISLFSAFAVSNISDAMGRTRGSSQLRPFHNGAPMAGRAITVRTVPGDNLMVHKAIDLAGPGDVIVVDAGGVGYSATIGELMTTYARTRGVAGFVIDGAVRDSAQLAKSDLPVYARGISPRGPSRIGPGEINVTVSVDGVVVHPGDLIVGDADGMIAIRAHDLDDVARGVRAIEEKERDLLAQMKQGLVDRSWVDEALERLGCDTTRV
- a CDS encoding prephenate dehydratase domain-containing protein → MHELVGYLGLPGSWTHQVTRDLFGEHSKLQGFDAPELLKAYSQGEISWICVPYYSSIAGTTPYLAQLLALQRLWIEQDVVRPVQHSLAAVDPGVKLSGVTHITGHPVALEEVRPWLSDQFPDAEWVFAKSGSDAAHSVAQKNHAKHLAVAPPQAVGTHGLHTLVADIPTVAPNVTRWWVLGPQVPQTPNPGRWVWLKVAGANREALCALERALPVKDIEPALWVHAPSSELEVTHWLVACLRSDDLYAFLVLVSVHGLSGTLMGAHDDAIANMVSSVPASTSACLSLSQADRVSGARVQV